In the genome of Saccharomonospora viridis DSM 43017, one region contains:
- a CDS encoding LLM class F420-dependent oxidoreductase, translating to MTTTTGRPIRIGLQLQPQHADYDDIRRAVAEAEELGVDIVFNWDHFYPLSGDPEGKHFECWTMLGAWAETTSRVEIGALVTCNSYRNPELLADMARTVDHISGGRLILGIGAGWFEKDYVEYGYEFGTAGSRIADLGKALPRIEQRFAKLNPPPTREIPVLIGGGGEKKTLRLVAKHADIWHSWGDVEVARRKVRILDQHCADVGRDPAEIERSIGVSGSPSASGDQLAELGITLFTLSSSGPDYDFGPLREWLAWRDSRNG from the coding sequence ATGACGACCACGACAGGACGGCCGATCCGCATCGGGTTGCAGCTTCAGCCGCAACACGCCGACTACGACGACATCCGCCGCGCGGTGGCGGAGGCCGAGGAACTCGGCGTGGACATCGTCTTCAACTGGGATCACTTCTACCCGTTGAGCGGTGATCCCGAGGGCAAGCACTTCGAGTGTTGGACCATGCTGGGCGCCTGGGCGGAGACGACGTCCCGGGTCGAGATCGGGGCGCTCGTGACCTGCAACAGCTATCGCAACCCCGAGCTGTTGGCCGACATGGCCCGCACCGTGGACCACATCAGCGGCGGCCGACTCATCCTCGGCATCGGTGCGGGCTGGTTCGAGAAGGACTACGTGGAGTACGGCTACGAGTTCGGCACCGCGGGCAGCAGGATCGCCGACCTCGGCAAGGCCCTGCCCCGCATCGAGCAGCGGTTCGCGAAGCTCAACCCACCGCCGACACGCGAAATCCCCGTGCTCATCGGTGGGGGTGGGGAGAAGAAGACCCTGCGGCTGGTGGCGAAGCACGCCGACATATGGCACAGCTGGGGTGATGTCGAGGTGGCCCGCCGAAAGGTGCGGATCCTCGACCAGCACTGCGCGGACGTGGGACGTGACCCGGCCGAGATCGAACGGTCCATCGGCGTGTCCGGTTCACCGTCCGCCTCCGGCGACCAGCTCGCGGAACTCGGCATCACGCTGTTCACCCTGAGTTCCAGCGGCCCCGACTACGACTTCGGCCCACTGCGTGAGTGGCTGGCGTGGCGGGACAGCCGAAACGGCTGA
- a CDS encoding helix-turn-helix transcriptional regulator, producing MLAVWDDTLAHPVRGRDRELATLTGLLDNTSGRRGTGMVVVGAPGTGKTTLLNALVEHAEGFQVLWAEGSAAESDVRFAGVEQLLRPLESLVSLLPDDRGRALRPVWGLPADDEGQVGSLAVPAAVSALLGLAARRQPVLCCVDSAHLLDSASLSALAFAARRAHHAGVVFVFAVDCTADTEVDTETSVWGELPRLRLGRLDDEAAHALLRDRLGASLPHDLADSLLDVGHGNPLALVELAESLTPEHLCGRAAPPSSPPPEGRLCRTLGHRLSALSEGAREVVALAGISEGLDEQLTCRVLPHHRSTLAEAVRSGLVVLDGDTVRTAADTVPSALLAALTPQDIVQAHHRMAEAAEAVGDRDRAVWHRAAIAMAPDPALVADLDDIAERARAAAAHATAAAASERAAALTSDTKERARRLVAAATDHWASGRPQRARTALRLAAPLSDSVLGARVSRLAGEIELRRGDPSVAATKLISTARQLASTHRTLAASALMLAGEASFVAGDNARYCLTAKDAALLCGPEEWPATRVVREHFTAMSATFRGEHSAAAAPLRSLVELGETTPDPTAKTLASQAAFTLGDAERSRDLALQAVVCARARGDESGVPWALVYAALSALLSGQLSAASTTALEGLQVARSLGQSNSAVDHVTVLAMLAALQGDEETALQRLQAANTELAERGLGRPSALATWAAACVDLAHDRPAEAFDRFRRMTVGRSRHCVPLRVMAVPHFVEAAVRCGEKEVARRSLVTFEHWANTTGGTARVALAHRCHALLAEQDGEAQERFTEAVRLHREADAPYDLAVTQLLYASHLRRSRRPKQARELLREAVQLFDDLGATHWVERASQELRACGHPGRGKPHLSRGLSPQQERIAQLVADGATNKEIATQLFISHRTVDHHLRNIFAKLDVRSRVQLAALFR from the coding sequence ATGCTGGCCGTGTGGGATGACACGCTCGCGCACCCGGTGCGTGGGCGGGATCGTGAACTCGCGACTTTGACCGGGCTTCTCGACAACACCTCCGGCCGAAGAGGCACCGGAATGGTTGTCGTGGGGGCCCCGGGGACGGGCAAGACCACCCTGCTCAACGCGCTCGTCGAACACGCCGAAGGGTTCCAAGTCCTGTGGGCCGAGGGCAGCGCGGCCGAGTCCGATGTCCGTTTCGCCGGTGTCGAGCAGTTGTTGAGACCGCTCGAGTCCTTGGTGTCACTCCTGCCGGATGACCGTGGCCGCGCATTGCGACCGGTATGGGGACTGCCCGCCGACGATGAGGGACAGGTCGGTTCACTCGCGGTACCGGCGGCCGTCTCCGCGCTGCTCGGCCTGGCCGCTCGTCGACAGCCCGTCCTGTGCTGTGTCGATTCGGCCCACCTGTTGGACAGCGCGTCCCTGTCCGCTCTCGCCTTCGCCGCACGCCGCGCTCACCACGCCGGTGTGGTCTTCGTGTTCGCCGTCGACTGTACGGCCGACACCGAGGTGGACACGGAGACGTCGGTGTGGGGCGAACTTCCTCGGTTACGGCTCGGCCGGCTGGACGACGAGGCCGCGCACGCGCTGTTGCGTGACCGGCTCGGCGCGTCCCTGCCGCACGACCTCGCCGATTCCCTGCTCGACGTCGGACACGGCAATCCCCTCGCCCTGGTCGAACTCGCCGAGAGTCTGACACCGGAGCACCTGTGCGGAAGGGCGGCTCCGCCTTCGTCCCCGCCTCCCGAGGGGAGGCTGTGCCGTACGCTCGGACACCGGCTGTCGGCTCTGTCCGAGGGAGCACGCGAGGTGGTGGCGCTCGCCGGGATATCCGAGGGATTGGACGAACAGCTCACCTGTCGGGTGCTGCCCCATCACAGGTCGACGCTGGCCGAGGCCGTCCGCTCGGGGCTGGTGGTCCTCGACGGCGACACGGTCCGGACCGCGGCGGACACCGTGCCCTCCGCACTGCTCGCGGCCTTGACCCCGCAGGACATCGTCCAAGCGCACCACCGCATGGCCGAGGCCGCGGAGGCGGTCGGAGACCGGGACCGCGCCGTGTGGCATCGGGCGGCGATCGCCATGGCCCCCGATCCGGCTCTCGTGGCGGACCTGGACGACATCGCGGAGCGCGCCCGCGCCGCGGCGGCCCACGCCACGGCCGCAGCGGCGAGTGAACGAGCGGCGGCCCTGACCTCGGACACGAAGGAACGCGCCCGCCGTCTCGTGGCGGCGGCCACGGACCACTGGGCTTCGGGGCGTCCGCAGCGAGCGCGCACCGCGTTGCGGCTCGCCGCCCCACTCTCCGACAGCGTTCTGGGCGCGCGGGTCAGCAGGCTGGCGGGTGAGATCGAACTGCGCCGGGGTGACCCCTCCGTGGCCGCTACCAAACTCATCTCCACCGCACGACAGCTGGCGTCCACGCATCGCACGCTCGCCGCGAGCGCACTCATGTTGGCCGGTGAGGCGAGTTTCGTGGCGGGGGACAACGCGCGGTACTGCCTCACCGCGAAGGACGCCGCCCTCCTCTGCGGCCCGGAGGAATGGCCGGCCACGCGGGTGGTGCGCGAGCACTTCACCGCCATGTCGGCGACCTTCCGAGGGGAGCACAGTGCCGCGGCGGCGCCGCTGCGCAGCCTCGTCGAACTCGGCGAGACGACGCCCGATCCGACCGCGAAGACCCTCGCGAGCCAGGCCGCCTTCACCCTCGGCGACGCCGAACGATCCCGGGACCTCGCGCTCCAGGCCGTCGTGTGCGCCCGTGCCCGCGGCGACGAGTCGGGGGTGCCGTGGGCCTTGGTGTACGCGGCGTTGTCGGCGTTGTTGTCCGGGCAACTCTCCGCCGCGTCCACCACCGCGTTGGAGGGACTTCAGGTGGCGCGTTCGTTGGGGCAGTCCAATTCGGCCGTCGATCATGTCACCGTGCTCGCCATGTTGGCCGCGTTGCAGGGCGATGAGGAAACCGCCCTGCAACGGCTGCAAGCCGCGAACACGGAGCTCGCCGAACGTGGACTGGGCCGTCCGAGCGCACTGGCGACCTGGGCGGCTGCCTGTGTGGACCTCGCCCATGACCGGCCCGCCGAGGCCTTCGATCGATTCCGCAGGATGACGGTGGGCCGATCCCGCCACTGCGTGCCGCTTCGGGTGATGGCGGTGCCGCATTTCGTCGAGGCCGCCGTGCGGTGCGGGGAGAAGGAGGTGGCCCGACGTTCCCTGGTGACGTTCGAGCACTGGGCCAACACCACGGGAGGCACCGCTCGGGTCGCCTTGGCCCATCGCTGCCATGCGTTGCTCGCCGAGCAGGACGGTGAAGCGCAGGAGCGGTTCACCGAGGCGGTCCGCTTGCACCGCGAGGCCGACGCACCTTACGACCTGGCTGTCACCCAGCTGCTGTACGCCTCCCACCTGCGGCGCTCCCGCAGGCCCAAACAGGCCCGGGAACTGCTGCGGGAAGCCGTCCAGTTGTTCGACGACCTCGGTGCCACGCACTGGGTGGAGCGGGCCTCGCAGGAACTGCGTGCCTGCGGCCACCCGGGACGGGGCAAACCCCACCTGTCCCGGGGGTTGAGTCCACAGCAGGAACGCATCGCGCAGCTTGTGGCCGACGGCGCCACGAACAAGGAGATCGCCACGCAACTGTTCATCAGTCATCGCACGGTGGATCACCATCTGCGCAACATCTTCGCCAAGCTCGACGTGCGTTCCCGCGTGCAGCTGGCGGCCCTCTTCCGGTGA
- a CDS encoding lipase: MRIRRQAGTGARASMARAIGVMTTALAVLVGAVGGVAGAEVSTAQDNPYERGPDPTEDSIEAIRGPFSVATERVSSFASGFGGGTIYYPRETDEGTFGAVAVAPGFTASQGSMSWYGERVASQGFIVFTIDTNTRLDQPGQRGRQLLAALDYLVERSDRKVRERLDPNRLAVMGHSMGGGGSLEATVMRPSLKASIPLTPWNLDKTWGQVQVPTFIIGAELDTIASVRTHAKPFYESLPSSLPKAYMELDGATHFAPNIPNTTIAKYVISWLKRFVDEDTRYSQFLCPNPTDRAIEEYRSTCPY; this comes from the coding sequence GTGCGAATTCGCAGGCAGGCGGGCACCGGTGCCCGCGCCTCGATGGCGCGAGCGATCGGCGTGATGACCACCGCTTTGGCCGTGCTCGTCGGCGCGGTGGGTGGTGTTGCGGGAGCTGAGGTCTCCACAGCCCAGGACAACCCTTACGAACGTGGTCCCGACCCGACGGAGGACAGCATCGAGGCCATCCGCGGCCCGTTCTCGGTGGCCACCGAGCGCGTGTCTTCCTTCGCCTCCGGCTTCGGTGGCGGCACGATCTACTACCCCAGGGAGACCGACGAGGGCACCTTCGGGGCCGTCGCCGTCGCCCCGGGCTTCACCGCCAGCCAGGGCAGCATGTCGTGGTACGGCGAGCGCGTCGCCTCGCAGGGCTTCATCGTGTTCACCATCGACACCAACACGCGCCTCGACCAGCCCGGACAGCGTGGCCGTCAGTTGCTGGCCGCCCTGGACTACCTGGTGGAGCGCAGTGACCGGAAGGTCCGCGAGCGGCTCGACCCGAACCGGCTCGCGGTCATGGGCCACTCGATGGGCGGTGGCGGTTCGCTGGAGGCGACCGTGATGCGGCCCTCGCTGAAGGCGTCCATCCCCCTGACGCCGTGGAACCTGGACAAGACCTGGGGCCAGGTCCAGGTGCCGACGTTCATCATCGGCGCCGAACTCGACACCATCGCGTCGGTGCGGACCCACGCGAAGCCGTTCTACGAGAGCCTGCCGAGCTCGTTGCCGAAGGCGTACATGGAGCTGGACGGCGCCACCCACTTCGCTCCGAACATCCCCAACACCACGATCGCGAAGTACGTGATCTCGTGGCTCAAGCGGTTCGTGGACGAGGACACCCGCTACAGCCAGTTCCTCTGCCCCAACCCGACCGACCGGGCGATCGAGGAGTACCGCTCGACCTGCCCGTACTGA
- a CDS encoding Rv2175c family DNA-binding protein, with translation MSAIPVADDVLDPDVAVLTVAETAKTIKASENKVRQMLRDGQLIAVRRNGELMIPAEFLNDNGPVKGLSGTITVLSDAGFNRTEMLRWLFSKDDSLPGVTPINALRTNHGTEVKRRAQAMAF, from the coding sequence GTGAGTGCGATTCCAGTCGCTGACGACGTGCTTGACCCCGATGTTGCCGTGTTGACCGTCGCCGAGACGGCCAAGACGATCAAAGCGTCGGAGAACAAGGTCCGGCAGATGTTGCGGGACGGTCAACTGATCGCCGTGCGGAGGAACGGCGAGCTCATGATTCCCGCCGAGTTCTTGAACGACAACGGTCCGGTCAAAGGTTTGTCCGGCACCATCACGGTGTTGTCCGACGCCGGGTTCAATCGGACGGAAATGTTGAGATGGCTGTTCTCGAAGGATGATTCCCTGCCCGGCGTGACGCCGATCAACGCGCTGCGGACCAACCACGGTACCGAGGTCAAGCGGCGCGCCCAGGCGATGGCGTTCTAG
- the pknB gene encoding Stk1 family PASTA domain-containing Ser/Thr kinase gives MTRTEPSLAGALLDRRYRVEDLIARGGMSSVYRGVDTRLDRPVAVKVMDSRFAGDRSFVDRFEREARAAARLHHPHVVAVHDQGFDTSADPENPRAFLVMELVNGGTLRDLINERGRLDVPLALTVAEQVSSALAAAHAAGLVHRDIKPENVLIGRGGDTGGVVKVADFGLVRAAASAGTTSANIILGTVAYLSPEQVATGTTTARSDIYSTGILLYEMLTGRVPYSGDTALSVAYRHVNDDVPAPSTVVPGIPAALDDLVLRATRRDAEARPADAAKFLAELRRVKAELGVRTATIPVATPPDAPRISRSVPAEDDSELTVPAIPAITEHSGPGPRGTQALPRAMVETSGHLGPPQAEPPTASPRRRPPLAVLALVVLVLLGGVGAGVWWFSAGRYVDVPSVAGLSREEAETALRQAELTPVFTEERHNTAPAGTVIRSEPDSGSRALQGDEVTVVLSLGKPVVPDVRAGASVEEAERAIRAMQLEPRVDAEADAYDAEVPEGAVVTLTPKPGTQANVGDTVTIVRSKGPPPTPVPDVSGMSRDEAFQALRNAGFEPFEAGKEFSPNVQAGHVVRTDPEQGSTPEPGSRVGVFVSNAVEVPSVVGRQTKKAVRILREAGFKVEAEKSRGPVSFVIEQSPDGGTLAEPGSTVTLSVIP, from the coding sequence GTGACACGCACCGAACCGAGCCTCGCCGGCGCCCTCCTCGACCGGCGGTACCGCGTCGAGGATCTGATCGCCCGAGGTGGAATGTCATCGGTGTACCGCGGAGTCGACACCAGGTTGGACCGGCCGGTCGCCGTGAAGGTCATGGACTCGCGGTTCGCGGGTGACCGGTCGTTCGTCGATCGGTTCGAACGGGAGGCCCGGGCGGCTGCTCGGCTGCATCATCCGCACGTCGTCGCGGTGCACGACCAGGGTTTCGACACCTCGGCCGACCCGGAGAACCCCAGGGCCTTCCTGGTGATGGAACTCGTGAACGGCGGGACCCTGCGCGACCTGATCAACGAGCGGGGCCGACTCGACGTGCCGTTGGCCCTCACCGTCGCCGAGCAGGTCTCCTCGGCGCTGGCCGCCGCCCATGCCGCCGGACTCGTACATCGGGACATCAAACCAGAGAACGTGCTCATCGGCAGGGGCGGCGACACCGGTGGTGTCGTCAAGGTCGCCGATTTCGGTCTGGTCCGCGCGGCGGCGAGCGCGGGGACCACCAGCGCGAACATCATCCTCGGCACGGTCGCGTATCTCTCTCCCGAACAGGTGGCGACGGGGACGACGACCGCACGGTCGGACATCTACTCGACGGGCATCCTGCTGTACGAAATGCTCACCGGCCGGGTGCCCTACAGCGGTGACACGGCGCTGTCGGTGGCCTACCGCCATGTCAACGACGACGTGCCCGCGCCGAGCACGGTGGTCCCGGGGATACCCGCGGCGCTCGACGACCTCGTGCTGCGCGCCACCCGCCGCGACGCCGAGGCACGTCCGGCAGACGCGGCGAAGTTCCTGGCGGAACTTCGCCGGGTGAAGGCCGAACTCGGCGTGCGCACCGCCACGATCCCGGTGGCCACGCCACCCGACGCTCCCCGAATCTCACGGAGCGTCCCCGCCGAGGACGACTCGGAACTGACCGTGCCCGCCATACCCGCGATCACGGAGCACTCCGGGCCCGGTCCACGCGGCACGCAGGCCCTACCGCGCGCCATGGTCGAAACCTCGGGGCACCTCGGCCCTCCGCAGGCCGAGCCGCCCACCGCTTCGCCCCGACGCCGTCCCCCACTCGCGGTCCTGGCGCTGGTGGTGCTGGTCCTGCTGGGCGGGGTCGGCGCCGGTGTGTGGTGGTTCTCCGCCGGTCGCTACGTGGACGTCCCCTCGGTCGCCGGGCTGAGCCGGGAGGAGGCGGAGACGGCGTTACGTCAAGCGGAGCTGACCCCCGTGTTCACCGAGGAGCGGCACAACACCGCCCCGGCGGGAACGGTGATCCGCAGCGAGCCGGACAGCGGCTCACGGGCGTTGCAGGGCGACGAGGTGACCGTGGTGCTCTCCTTGGGCAAGCCGGTGGTGCCCGATGTCCGCGCGGGCGCGTCCGTCGAGGAGGCCGAGCGCGCCATCCGCGCCATGCAATTGGAACCACGGGTGGACGCCGAAGCCGACGCCTACGACGCCGAGGTGCCCGAGGGTGCCGTGGTCACACTGACACCGAAACCGGGCACCCAGGCCAACGTCGGTGACACGGTGACCATCGTGCGGTCGAAAGGCCCGCCTCCGACACCCGTTCCCGACGTCAGCGGCATGTCCCGGGACGAGGCGTTCCAGGCACTGCGGAACGCGGGATTCGAACCGTTCGAGGCGGGGAAGGAATTCTCCCCCAACGTGCAAGCGGGACACGTCGTGCGTACCGATCCCGAACAGGGCAGCACGCCCGAGCCGGGCAGCCGGGTCGGGGTGTTCGTGTCCAACGCGGTGGAGGTGCCGTCCGTTGTGGGACGGCAGACCAAAAAGGCCGTCCGGATACTCCGCGAGGCGGGCTTCAAGGTGGAGGCCGAGAAGTCACGTGGCCCCGTCAGCTTCGTGATCGAGCAGAGCCCCGACGGCGGTACCCTCGCCGAGCCCGGCTCGACGGTCACCCTGTCGGTGATCCCCTGA